The sequence below is a genomic window from Pygocentrus nattereri isolate fPygNat1 chromosome 16, fPygNat1.pri, whole genome shotgun sequence.
AATCGCATCCCTAACGCGGTCCCGCCAAGCACTCAGTTTGGGCCTCGTCTCAAACACATCCAGACCTGCACCTACTGGCTACAGTACACagcacaaaaaacaaattaGCGGCAGAACTAACAAGCAGAACAAACTTCAGAAAGCTGAGGATTTACTCCATTGTGTAATGTACACACATGGATGAAGGGAACAAGACCCTAGAACAGTTCCTCTATAGTTCCCAGTACACTGGGATCAATTAATTGGTGTCATTAGAAAACTATAGTTTTGGCTCTGCAAATATTTGGTTCTTACAACAATAAACGCCCATTTGGGGTAAAAATGAATGGTTTTAGTTTGGCTTTAGTTTAGGCTAGTGTAACAagacactagaagtcaatagtcacccaactCCTGTAATTACATCAATGAAACTTCTTTcaaaaccacatccaggtcttcatcaAGGTCTCCAAGACTTGTCGATGTGCTTCACAACACAGTGCGACTTACTGTGATctataaaaatgaccaaaatttcACTGTGTACTCGGTCACTGTGGTCAGGTATCTGTATTTATATGTCTTCAGTTGGGCAAAATTTTAggttacagaaaagatttgggtgaacATTGACTTAAAAGTGTTAGCGACATTAACTTCACAGCTCCAGCACTCaatctaaagaagcaaagaCGACAAGCATGTCTTCGCCAATCAGCTACCTCTGGGGCAAGTAGAAAATTGGTCACATTTAAGTATTCGCCAGATTAttccttcagtaaatattacTTTTAATCATGAATTGTCTCCGGAAGACCGAGAATCATTTTTGAGAATGAACTCTGTCAGCTGAGTACCTGCATGATTTCCACAATAGCGACCAGGTCAGCCAGGGagatttggtcacccacaatgAAAGGCCTGTCCTGAAGAAACTTCTCCTCAAAGAGCTTCAGGGTGCCATCGAGATCCTCTAAAGCTGCATCCATCTTCTCCTTAGGAACCTCAGTGCCCATAACCCTTGGAATCATGAGCTGAAGACACATACACGAAAACACATGTATCAGTTTTGGAGCACAGACACTATTACGCATCACTTGATTAAGAACAACAATGAAACTGGTGTTGAACTGAAATACGGGAAATATAATTGTGGGTTTCGTGGTACACGGTGGTTACAATGAGCGCTGCTTTTATACGTTAGTGGATCATCTCACCTTAAGCCAGAATATCTTTGACCCGTGGGGACGCATGGCCGAGTGTTGCCAGGACAGATATTCATTCACCTGCGCTCTCTTCTGCAAGTCAGCCGGGAACCAGTGATCTGGGGTCTTGTACTTCTCTGCCAAGTAGGTCATAATGGCGACGCTGCAGGAGAGACGGTACCGAATTTAGTCTCGAGGAACGTTCTCCAGCGTTCTGCAGTCTATATATCATACAGTTCTTGCTGCAGTTCTAACAACTTTCAGCGCCAACGTTTCACTATGAAGTCCAGATGTCTTCACAGATGGAACTGAAGCTTTACTAAACCCTCACTGTTGGTCATTGTTTCTCAAACAATGGTACCAAAAGAATGACCTCATGCCTCTTCATGTCTCAATACACCTAAAGTAGGTCTGTATCCTTttaaggggtccaagcaccaaaAGTAAAACATCAGGTTTGGTCTGCACAATTAGTTTTAGCAGAGAAAAAATATTCATGTGAATCTGAGGCCTCTAATTAAAAATCACGACAAATGAAGAACTTCTGATAAATTCTGACTCCTCTTTAATTTATCTTAGATCTGCGGAAAGGCCCCAGTCTGGTGTATATTACCGCTTATGGCTGTATCACATACAAATTGTcaaaaaattgtcaaaaacaaaaaagtcaaattatgtgaaaaactgaaatgtcaaaaaaggaaatacacacacaaaattatgtaaaaaaaaattgtcaaaaacaaaaaattgtcaaattgtgtgaaaaactgaaaaatgtcaaaatggagatacaaggtttttattccaacaacagtgattatatataatttacacatatatcacttatttatataaatacacatatatGAGAACTTTTAATGAAACAATACTCATTGCacctttaattaattaatcagtgCACTCCCAGAATGCTGCACGCAGCTTTCTTTAAATGCATTCTTGCATGTAAGTGcatgtaaaaatatttcatgAATAAGTACATTTAATATAAGGATACTTGACCAAATAAATACGGGTTCTACGCGGCACATTCCGCACCTTTCAGCCAGGCAAAAGTCTCCATCCCGGATTGCAGGTGCTTTCCTCAGAACATTGATCTTACCAAACTCTTCACCGTACTGCTCACCTGGGGGCCAAATGCAAAACACACTTTCAGAAGATGTCAAACACTCAAACATACATGCCATAAACAATAATACGCATACAATAACACCAGCTCCTTAACGCAGATCTACAGCGCTGCTAACGTGACATGGCAATTCGTTtataataaggcatggccacaaATTCATATATTGAAGCCCTAGATTCATATACTGAGGTCATGAATTACTGTATTGAGGCCACAgtttactatattgaggcctcAATTTTGTATATTAAGGCAACAATTAaaatattgaggccacaagttactaTAGAGACCACAAATCAATACATTAAGGCCACAATTTACCATACAGAGACCATAATATAAGTTAGGCCATGCGTTCAGAAACTTAACTGGTGGCCTCAAAAAATAATCCCAGTATCGCTGTAGGAGCTCGGCAGACATCACTGCTCCTAGGAGGCGCTGAGTCTCGGTTTGATGAATTAATGGAGGAACAGGCTGTAAACCAGACTAAAGAAGTGGGGATTAAACCTGGCAGAGAGCAGATCCACTTCACACGACGTCACATAAACGAAGAGATAACGATGCAAACAGACCACAACAAAGAATGGGAGAAAAACGGAGATGCGCCGTTTCTCGGGATGTTTAGTCCAATTCTTTCCGCAGAAAGTCGAACCGAGCGCTCGAGCGCTGGACCCCTGGACCCCCGCTGTTACCTGCCAGCAAGGAGACGCTCTTGTACTCGAACGGGACGCCGTTCTTCTTGGCGAAGATGTAAACCGAGCGGCACGGCTGTGAGAAGAGGTCCAGATAGATCTCCAGCACCATTTCCACGCGCTTCTCTTCCCAGACTTACATACAACGGAGCCGCCGCCTGCAGAAAGCCTGAGGCTCCCTCCAGCAACTGTAGCTCCGCCTTCTGCGACGTGATTGGCTGGAAGTTTGTACTCCCTATCAGTTCGCCAATCAGTGGAGGCTCTGAAACAGTGATTTAAATAATATCAGCTGAAcagaaaacatcagaaaaaGTGCACAGTACCGCTTTACTTTCACGcgttaataataaaataaaagtcttttgttTAAttagaaaaatctgaaaaatgggttatttatgtttgaataataataataataataataataatgatgatgatgaggatgatgatgatgatgatgattgttattattgttcttgttgttgttgttgacgcTATTTTCTTCGTAGTTATTTGTATCAGCACACACAGTCATAATctgtttaattttatatatttaatatattgtcTTTATGTACAGCTCTTTGGtcaactgttattttaaatgtggtctatgtaaaaaaaatggactcatttacaaatgaataaatgctaGCCAATCACAGCGGAGTGGGCGGGGCTTTCCGGAATACGGGTGGCCTTTTGCCCACCTCTTTCCCACAGCAGTCCGTCCGCCCTGCGATTTTTCCAGATCAAACTTTTTGACTTGGATTTTCTTGTGTAACTGGTTAAATGGCGCCACCTGTAGGACGCTAAGGAAAACTGCAGCATAGCCAACTGGCTTTATAACTCAGCAAACGCTACAAAATAAATCAGTTCTTTCTGCAGCTGAAAattacggagccccgctggggacatcctgtacaaataaaaacaatgcgtggccacgacttagcaagCCGTGATCTCactcccacgccttactaagtcgtggccacgcattagggtctagttcccacacgttaataaggcatggccacgcattatttttatttatccaGGATGTTctcagcagggctccgtaggaGGGGAAATAATCATATAAACCATTAAAAGTGTCTGCTGGTCCCTGATGGTGTCCAGTTCTCAGTAAtggtgttttcctgatgggttgatatcacagtgtaaatgaCTCGATTGCAGGTTCACTCTTTTTTAAAGGTGTCCTACAGACAACTAGAGGCCTCTACTGCTAatcattaaaggggaactcctgTCTGAAGAATTCAGGCCTTGATATgcaaacaaactcattcaggtTGGTCTGATGTGAAGAGGTTGTACAGAATCTTACAGACTCTGGGGTCaccatggctacaacacaaatatatccattttatttactgtaaaaaaacaccagtgaacctacacttaTCTTCAGAGTTAGTTAATTTAacactgatgatggtaaaatagtgataaatccaaaataatacattttctatggggactattttgccttataacaacTTTCATGTAGCCCTGCACCACAAATGGatcaaaacaaatgtattaaGATGTGTTTTAGACcagaactttatcacaaaactactgtaaaacagtgtttcagacgtcaggcagtgaattcataaccatttcatgtaatagtaAACTCTCTGTGAGgaaggtggacgtctggttcctatcaccaccactgtgaacaactctgactgcGTATgtctctctagaacagagcgtttcacaccaaaccactcggaatggctgtgtgtgtagcagtaatgctaaagctaaccaGATGCCCGGCTCCgtgtttcttcttttgtttatgttgaatttttggaaaaattggtggaatttccctttaagccAATTCCGATTAGAAAAccaaaccatcaggttttaatcTGAACAGTTCTGGTGGTCTTTTTTAAGCAGTGCTTTACCGTAGCTACGGCGCAAGTGTTAGCTGGATGCTAACAGCATTCACAGCCTTCGATACAAAGGTGATGAAACCAGCAGATACATGAATGTAGGTCACACCGTCTGTACGCTGGTGTCCAGAAAATCTCCCATGGCTTCCGTCGACTTCATAACACTGAGCTGCTTTGTGTTTTATCTTCCTGGGATCATGAGGGTAAGGTGGGTTGAATGGGGTTTCTATTATAAATTATCCCCAGGAGAGCGCCCTCCGGgctttctaggccttcagagaatgtctgcagatttctgagGTCAAAAAAAGCAAGTCTTTAatttttaggtcatttttattcaatagaatCAAGCTTGCATTTCAACTCTGTAAATATTACAGCACTACTCTGGTTTCCTTATGTTTTGGATAGAAACAGAAGGGCTGAATTCTTCCAACACCCTGAATAAAATTGGCCAATCAGATGTTTTTCTCAgcggtatctaggtagatatagctaagcgagctctcctattggctagggcttcaggagctggagAGAAATCCTACCTATCTGCAAATTATGAAGTGGCAGGAATTGACTATTTTAATTTCCAGTAGACTGTACTGGTCTATTTTGTAAGAAAtcgtcactctaggccttcttgAAGTTCTGTTATGTTgtgatgtaaataaaagcaacacaccagctgtgtgtgtgtgtgtgtgttttcaggttGTCAGCTTgatgttttttatatttgacTGATTTTTAGCTTCTGAAAGTGaatataaatgttattaattgACCCTTTATGGTAgagtaattaattttttttgcattagatTACTTCATATATTGTAAAACATGGCTGCTGGAACCTCCTTGTTTTCCcttgttcctgtgtctgttaCTTGCTCCCCCCCCCCTTAGTATCCTCACCTGTCTATAGTCTccgtctcctccctctcccaggtgttccTCATTCGTTATAGCCTTTATCAAGCCCTTTGTTTCAGTCAGTGTTTGTCTGATGTACcttgtgtttgtttgctctTTGTGGTTCTTTGTTTAAGCCTTGTAGTTTGTTTTGCTCCCAAATGACagtttcttagctgtattttactCTGTTTGGCTGCAGCATCCAGTATGTAAATGTAGTGCACTGTGTAGGGAGCTgcttgagattcagccccagtatGAGAAGAGTtgccgctggattggtgctacAGGAGACTTGGTGGTCATTTGGtgaataaaaagtatttttatgtttttttaagtttttgtgCTGCGTTACcatacactatttccaaaagcattcggtcatctgccttcacatgcatatgaacttgagtgatatcccattcttaatggacaaaaggtccataaagacatggatgagccagtttggtgtggaagaacttggctggcctgcacagagtcctgacctcaagccgacagaacacctttgggatgaattagaacggagactgtgagccaggccttctagtccaacatcagtgtctgacctcacaaatgtactTTTGGAAGgaaggtcaaaaattcccaaaaacacactcctaacccttgtggaaagccttcgcagaagagctgaagctgttgtagctgcaaagggtgagccaacatcatattaaaccctatagattaagaatgggatgtcactcaatttcatatgcgtgtgaaacGATctaatacttttggaaatatagtgtgtgtatgtatgtatctgtgtgtgtgtgtgtatgtatgtgtgtgtatatatatatatatatatatatatatatatataatttaaaacattcttaTACTGCATGCTTTAGTGTTAAATTGGACAAAAATCTTATTTTATGGCTTTTGCTGTTTTGATCGTACAGCGCACTCGTCAACtcctgtttttaaatgtgctttattaataaatacataagttATACATCAACACTAAGTACAGTTTTCACTTaaatttgtgatgtcataaataCAGCATATTTACATCTATCCACCCATTTAACCAACaggagtttagccccacccactcagacTGAAATTCCAAAGAGCTGGTTTAGGCTGGACTGCTTTGTGAATGAAGTGCAATACCAgggtggccaatcagaacagagctgatGGATACGCTGatcactgctgcactgagaatagtccaccatccgaaaatatccagccaacagcgtcctgtgggcagcatcctgtgaccactgatgaaggactagaggacgaccaacacaaactgcagcagcagatgagctgtcgtctctgactatacatctacaaggtggactgacaaggtaggagtgtctaatagagtggacagagtgtttaaaaactccagcagcacagctgtgtctgtCTATGGTCATGTAGAAATAAAGTGTGACCGCTTTTGGTAAATAGTCTCACCAAATTGGAAAAATGCAGGACACCGGAAATGTCTTAAGATTGAGAAATGCCACACTGGTGCATCATTATTGGCTCTTTAATTCAAAagcaggattaaaaaaaaaacataaaagactGGAGTGAGTTTATAAAATGATCCACAATTAATCACTTAATCAAATAATTATcactaaaaaaaattacagtacaGTTAAATCTGCTGACCATCAGACAGTTAAAGGAAGGTCATGTGAGATGTGACTAACAGAAATATCTCTACAGGAAACCTGAATGGGAGGAGGAAGGTTAGATTTTAAAACTTTCTGATGGTCTTTCATATGGTCAGTCCGTGTTCCTCCCTCTGCTGCTCAGCGGTGCTCACTATCCTACAGGTAGGTCAGAACTGTGCCTTTCTTCCCCACCTGCCACGGCTCCAGTGGGCTGAACCTGATCACAATCCTGCACACAGAgagatcagccataacattaaaaccaccttccTGTGTCTAaagtcattgtccattttatcagctccactgaccacataggagctctctgcttctctgcatactcggttaccctgttcttcagtggtcaggaagttcaggacccccacagagcaggtactgtttgggtggtggatcattttcagcactgcactaacattgatgtggtagtggtgtgttagtgtgtgttgtgctggactgagtggatcagacacagcagtgctgctctccactcactgtccactctattagacactcctacctcgtcggtccaccttgtagatgtaaattcagaggcaacagctcatctgctgctgcacagtttgtgttggtcatcctctagtccttcatcagtggtcacaggacgctgcccacaggacgctgttggctggatattttcggttctcagtccagcagcgacacggagctgtttaaaaactccagcagccctgctgtgtctgatccactcagaccagcacaacacacactaaaacaccaccaccaccaccacatcagtgatactgcagtgctgagaatgacccaccacccaaatagtacctgctctgtgggggtcctgaccactgaagaacagggtaccAAAGTatgaagcagatggactacagtctgtaactgtagaactacagagtgaaactatatggtcaAGAGTTTGAATAaggttatatattttattttggataaaaggtcattcagagagaaatgcattttctgagaaaatatataaacaagaatagaaaaaaaatgtcatggCTCATCAGGCTGTAGCCAAGAGACCGATTGACTTAAACTCTGCCTTTCATTTATCAAAGAAATAACATAACGGTCAGAACGGAGAGTTAACGGACTAAAAGGGCTGTGGCTGATTAATAAACATTTCCACTGCTAGTGTTCGCCAGCGTGTTCAGTCTCTGCGTccaaatgatgaaaaatgcatCCATAAAATTAAAACAGCCACAAGAAGCTCGTCAACATTACAGCTTTCTCAGAAGTGTTTTTAACAAATGTGACATGCAGAgaggttttattcttttttgcaGAGAGGTTTATACACCTTTTAGTTATTTGCTTCCACAGTAGAATGGAAGCTTGGCTACTCTCACAGAGTTTAGGTTGTGTccacagtgacacacacacacacacacacacacacacacacacacacacacacacacacacacacacacacacacacacacacacgtgttcgttctgaatttgatgccagccaACAAGTTGTTTACCAacgtgtttcatcacctcttcttttaacaccactatttgggaactgaggagacactgctgaaGCTTTGAAAGTGAACCGTTTTCCATTATTGTTTTGAAACAGGATtccagctgctcatcagttcagggactcatttgtcatatttttcatttcattatgtgCCATATGTTCTCAGTTGTGCcaggtctggactacaggcaggtCGCTTTATCTCCTGGAGTCTTCTACTACAAAGTCcttctgttgtaacacgtgcagaatgtggtttgacattgtcttgctgaaataatcaaggccttccctgaaaaagacgtcatctggatggcagcatatgttgctccaaaacctacacatatcgttcagcattaaatggtgccttcacagatgccACGTGCATTAATgctgagctcaggcccagagaaggcggcagtaTTTCTGGATGGATGGGGGGATctatctttctttatttatcccagagggaaattgcagtgtttcagtagcaagacataatTACACAAACTatacaaaacagaaataagAGTGGTACAAGGTCTAACAGCACACATTATAGACATGACGAACTCGTCTTTGCATGCTGGAGTTGTTACttgcccatgcagtgatttccactacagaaccatgtctgttgttaatgcagtgctgcctgagggaaaaaaagatcACGGGCAGAAAAAACTGGtctttggccttgtcccttcgATATAGAGATTCCtttggattctctgaatcttttaattatattatgtactgtatatgatgtatgttgagaaacatttttaaagtgctGCACTATTTACCTGCATTCTTTCAGTGGTGAACCCCCCTCCTCCCCGAGATGCTCTTTTTTATCCCCCTTTGTGTTACCGACCTGTCGCCGAATTAGTTATGAGATGTTTTTAAGTGTTGGTTTTTTTAGCATTAGGCAACTTTGCCAttgttttgttgcccctgtcctaacatttttgaaatgtgttgaaatCCACCTTTCTCTAGACTTTAGCTCCAGCTCTAATCAATCCTACCTGATAGATCTAATCATTACCTTTGATTAGCTGATGAGGTGAGATGTAGGTCGAGCAGGGGTGGTCTTTGACTAGGCAAATGTAGGCAGCTACCTAGGGTCCCCATGAGCCCAGGGCCCCATGCAAATCTATATTTATAGTAGAGAGTGGATTGGCCAGTATAATAAGATGGTATCACGTTTGTGTAATTACTTAAGTAAGctgaaaaatattggatatattgactagatttatgACAATTTAACTTAccgagtttgttttttttttgcggtGTAGATGGCTGGGCAACTCGGAAGGCCAGAGTCTCAACTAATTTAAAAGGGGGCTCAAGCTTGAGTTTTTCCTAGGGCCCCAAATATACAACATCAGCCCCTGGCTGGAAGTAGATCTCCAAAAAGATGATTGACTATGGCGCAGTGCAGGCGGGTCTGCAGGACAGTGATCAGTGGATTCCACTTCCAACTTACCGGTCCTCACTGAGTCCCAGCTCCTGTGTGAGAAAGGGGAAGATTTTGGCACTGTTTTCCCGGTTCTTCTCCGCCGTGTCGGTGACTCCAAGCCCGGCCACTGACAGCACAACACCAGGTGCGCAGGAGCCGGCGATGACCAGCGGGAGGTCAGGCTTCACCAGCACAATCATTCGCTGCAGGACAAACACAGGGTCAAGCTAAACGGCGGCATCACCGGCCGGGTGGAGTAAGTCACACAGCTGGGAGCTGAAATGACTTTAATGATTTTCCAAATAAGGACAATTATAAGTGTGTTCCTCTCTAATTTACAGAACCCCTGTGTGACAtgaccacaaattaatatattcagGTTTCTAACAACTGGCCCCAATATAGTAAAGTGTGATCTCAGTATATTAATTTACAACCATgctgtattatttatataaacaca
It includes:
- the ddt gene encoding D-dopachrome decarboxylase, translating into MPFIDLETNLPANKFSEEFLKKFVSATAASLGKPEDRMIVLVKPDLPLVIAGSCAPGVVLSVAGLGVTDTAEKNRENSAKIFPFLTQELGLSEDRIVIRFSPLEPWQVGKKGTVLTYL
- the gstt1b gene encoding glutathione S-transferase theta-1b translates to MVLEIYLDLFSQPCRSVYIFAKKNGVPFEYKSVSLLAGEQYGEEFGKINVLRKAPAIRDGDFCLAESVAIMTYLAEKYKTPDHWFPADLQKRAQVNEYLSWQHSAMRPHGSKIFWLKLMIPRVMGTEVPKEKMDAALEDLDGTLKLFEEKFLQDRPFIVGDQISLADLVAIVEIMQPVGAGLDVFETRPKLSAWRDRVRDAIGAELFDEAHQGILSSQESAKSMDSSKLQHFKARILKKFL